A genome region from Hymenobacter tibetensis includes the following:
- a CDS encoding outer membrane beta-barrel protein, which produces MAFNFPITRLSVMIRLLRAILLLSLPGLASCSSLYFPPPPQVPLLTQKGEWSAGVHSNFSGNTALQGAYAVGEHIGVMGSASFLHSNKKEDFFGSKTKRESIDHDFVEGGVGYFTRLRKDRRVLEVYGGLGVGNTKRTRFNNETNITTETAEGKLNKYFVQVNYTSKDEKSFHALGRDWDFNYGTALRASYMQLNDLRVEGVAQAPEDNVFLEPITYTRIQVLGPIQLQLISGSNFGLRSRKFLKASNSVFQLGVIVNVGGQEGRK; this is translated from the coding sequence TTGGCCTTCAATTTTCCTATTACCCGCCTGTCGGTTATGATTCGTTTGCTTCGTGCCATTTTGCTGTTGAGCTTGCCTGGCTTGGCTAGTTGTTCTTCTCTTTATTTCCCGCCCCCGCCCCAAGTGCCACTACTCACCCAGAAAGGGGAGTGGAGCGCCGGCGTCCACAGCAATTTCAGTGGCAATACGGCATTGCAAGGGGCCTACGCCGTGGGGGAGCATATCGGTGTCATGGGGTCGGCCTCGTTTCTGCACTCCAACAAAAAGGAGGACTTCTTTGGCAGCAAAACCAAGCGCGAATCCATCGACCACGACTTTGTGGAAGGCGGAGTGGGCTACTTCACCCGCCTGCGTAAGGACCGCCGCGTGCTGGAGGTGTATGGAGGCCTCGGTGTGGGCAATACCAAGCGCACCCGGTTCAACAACGAAACCAACATCACCACCGAAACGGCGGAAGGAAAGCTCAACAAGTATTTTGTGCAGGTGAACTACACGTCGAAAGACGAGAAAAGCTTCCACGCTCTCGGGCGCGACTGGGACTTCAACTACGGTACGGCGTTGCGAGCCAGCTATATGCAGCTCAATGACTTGCGTGTTGAAGGAGTGGCGCAAGCACCCGAAGACAATGTCTTCCTGGAGCCTATCACCTACACGCGCATTCAGGTATTGGGCCCTATTCAACTGCAACTTATTAGCGGCAGCAACTTCGGCTTGCGTAGCCGTAAGTTTTTGAAAGCCTCCAACTCGGTGTTTCAACTCGGGGTCATCGTGAACGTAGGCGGGCAGGAAGGACGGAAGTAG
- a CDS encoding mercuric reductase has product MPNTSYDALIIGSGQAGNPLATALADAGQRVALIEENLLGGSCINYGCSPVKAMLASAERAHQLRTATDFGVKGAEPAVDMAAVVSRKDEIIGTMREGVRSNLTEEHKGITVLEGHAAFTGPRNILFTPATGPLQELTAKRIFINTGTRATIPEVEGLEGLPYLTTTQLLDLKELPEHLIILGGGYIGLEFSQMFRRFGSQVTIIESGSQLLEREDDDVCEALSKILTDEGVEIVLDAKVRLVSRNAEGMFTLTASTKQGERRLRGTHLLVATGRTPNTDTLGLDKAGIKLDDKQFIEVNERLETNVRGVYALGDIHGGPQFTHISYDDFRVVRDNLLARSKRRSAKQRPLPYCVYTEPQLGRIGLNESQAQEQGIEYRVASMPVLTIGRARETSRTGGFWKVLVDEKDHIVGASVLCAEGGELMTMFQLIMMGNLKYQQLQNMVIAHPSWAEGLNNVFAKLAKPK; this is encoded by the coding sequence ATGCCCAATACTTCTTACGATGCCCTCATTATTGGTTCCGGCCAAGCGGGTAATCCACTTGCCACTGCCCTTGCCGACGCCGGCCAACGCGTAGCTCTTATCGAGGAAAACTTGCTCGGTGGTTCCTGCATCAACTACGGCTGCTCCCCCGTGAAAGCCATGTTGGCTTCAGCCGAAAGGGCCCACCAACTGCGTACTGCCACTGATTTTGGCGTTAAAGGCGCCGAACCCGCCGTCGATATGGCTGCCGTGGTATCTCGCAAAGACGAAATAATTGGCACGATGCGCGAAGGCGTCCGTAGCAACCTCACCGAAGAGCACAAGGGCATTACAGTTCTTGAAGGCCATGCCGCCTTCACGGGGCCGCGCAACATTCTTTTTACGCCTGCCACTGGGCCTCTACAAGAGCTTACTGCCAAGCGCATTTTCATCAATACGGGCACCCGCGCTACTATTCCGGAGGTCGAAGGCCTGGAAGGGCTACCATACCTGACCACCACGCAGCTGCTCGATCTTAAAGAACTGCCCGAACACCTCATCATTCTAGGCGGCGGCTACATTGGCTTGGAGTTCAGCCAAATGTTTAGGCGCTTTGGCAGCCAGGTAACTATCATCGAATCAGGCTCCCAGTTGCTAGAACGCGAAGACGATGATGTGTGCGAGGCATTGAGCAAAATTTTAACCGATGAGGGAGTTGAAATTGTGCTGGATGCTAAAGTTCGGCTCGTTTCGCGCAATGCAGAAGGCATGTTTACGCTCACGGCCAGCACCAAGCAAGGCGAACGACGCTTGCGCGGCACGCATCTGCTAGTAGCCACCGGCCGCACTCCCAACACCGATACGCTAGGCCTCGACAAAGCCGGCATCAAGCTAGATGACAAGCAATTCATTGAGGTGAATGAGCGTCTGGAGACCAACGTGCGCGGCGTTTACGCCCTCGGCGACATCCACGGTGGCCCCCAGTTCACCCACATCAGCTACGACGACTTCCGCGTTGTTCGCGACAACTTACTTGCGCGCAGCAAGCGTCGCTCAGCCAAACAGCGCCCCCTCCCCTACTGTGTGTATACTGAGCCGCAACTTGGCCGCATCGGCCTCAATGAAAGCCAGGCCCAAGAGCAAGGCATCGAGTACCGCGTAGCTTCCATGCCCGTACTCACGATTGGCCGCGCCCGCGAAACTAGCCGCACCGGCGGTTTCTGGAAAGTACTGGTTGATGAGAAGGACCACATTGTGGGCGCTTCGGTGCTGTGTGCGGAAGGCGGCGAACTAATGACCATGTTCCAACTCATTATGATGGGCAATCTGAAATATCAGCAGCTTCAGAACATGGTTATTGCGCATCCTAGCTGGGCAGAAGGCCTGAACAATGTATTTGCGAAATTGGCAAAACCCAAGTAG
- the sucD gene encoding succinate--CoA ligase subunit alpha: MSVLVNKDSKVIVQGFTGSEGSFHAQQMIEYGTNVVGGVTPGKGGTQHLDRPVFNTVAEAVEQAGADTSIIFVPPAFAADAIMEAADAGIKVIVTITEGIPTKDMIAVKEYLKGREGLRMIGPNCPGVMTAGECKVGIMPGFIFTKGKIGIVSKSGTLTYEAVDQLTKAGLGQTTAIGIGGDPIIGTTTKEAVELLMNDPETEGIVMIGEIGGGMEAEAARWIKETGNKKPVVGFIAGQTAPPGRRMGHAGAIVGGADDTAAAKMAIMRECGIHVVDSPAEIGDTMLRILGGK; the protein is encoded by the coding sequence ATGAGTGTTCTGGTCAACAAGGATTCTAAAGTGATTGTGCAGGGCTTTACTGGCTCCGAAGGCTCGTTCCATGCCCAGCAGATGATTGAGTACGGCACCAATGTGGTGGGCGGCGTTACGCCCGGCAAAGGCGGCACGCAGCACCTCGACCGCCCGGTGTTCAACACCGTAGCCGAAGCCGTGGAACAAGCCGGCGCCGACACCAGCATCATCTTCGTGCCCCCAGCTTTCGCCGCCGACGCCATCATGGAAGCCGCCGACGCAGGCATCAAGGTCATCGTCACCATCACCGAAGGCATCCCTACCAAGGACATGATTGCGGTGAAGGAATACCTGAAGGGCCGCGAAGGCCTGCGCATGATTGGGCCAAACTGCCCCGGCGTCATGACGGCTGGTGAGTGCAAAGTGGGCATCATGCCCGGCTTCATCTTCACGAAAGGCAAAATCGGTATCGTTTCGAAGTCGGGCACACTGACCTACGAAGCAGTGGACCAGCTCACCAAAGCCGGCCTCGGCCAGACAACCGCCATCGGCATCGGCGGCGACCCTATCATTGGCACCACCACCAAGGAAGCGGTAGAGCTGCTCATGAACGACCCCGAAACGGAGGGCATCGTGATGATTGGCGAAATCGGCGGAGGTATGGAAGCCGAAGCTGCGCGTTGGATCAAAGAAACCGGCAATAAAAAGCCTGTAGTAGGCTTCATTGCAGGCCAGACGGCTCCTCCCGGCCGCCGCATGGGCCACGCTGGTGCCATCGTTGGTGGTGCCGACGACACCGCTGCCGCCAAAATGGCCATCATGCGTGAGTGCGGCATCCACGTAGTGGATTCGCCCGCCGAAATCGGCGACACGATGCTGCGCATTTTGGGCGGTAAATAA
- a CDS encoding response regulator: MSKKLRSIVLVDDNETTSFLNNRLLSRLDVADQVHTFRKAEQAFQFLWGEENTPADPDAVPALVFVDLKMPGMDGFEFLKLYDALPDQSKAKTVMAVLTTSMHAADTARVAQYPDVEYLAKPLTEEKMEKLLKKRF; the protein is encoded by the coding sequence ATGTCGAAGAAGTTGCGCAGCATTGTACTGGTTGACGATAACGAAACCACTAGTTTTCTGAACAACCGCTTGCTTAGTCGGCTCGACGTAGCTGACCAGGTACACACGTTCCGTAAAGCGGAGCAAGCATTCCAATTTCTGTGGGGCGAAGAAAACACGCCCGCTGATCCTGATGCCGTACCTGCGCTCGTGTTCGTTGATCTAAAAATGCCTGGTATGGACGGTTTCGAGTTTTTGAAGCTGTACGACGCGCTGCCCGACCAATCGAAAGCTAAAACGGTAATGGCTGTGCTAACCACTTCCATGCACGCCGCCGACACGGCCCGTGTAGCGCAATATCCGGACGTGGAGTACCTCGCCAAGCCGCTAACCGAAGAGAAGATGGAAAAGCTGCTGAAAAAGCGGTTCTAA
- the rny gene encoding ribonuclease Y, translated as MSTTIYIVLAAVLALVVGIVVGRMLAGKANKDHEAEAKARAQQLLAEAEQQATRTRDERIQQSKDKFRTLKQEFEQESRRQKQALEQELTERRAGVVEQEQAIKKLTETTQRQLEQIQRKETELDATRERIETQSQAQREKLEAQEEKRRATLENQLAKLQQREEEVETELEQTRHHLHEQLHQVQSKLETISGLTAAEAREQLVESLKNEAQIQASSYIKDVVAQAKLSATKDAKKVVLETIQRTAAEHAIENCVSVFNIESDDVKGKIIGREGRNIRALEAATGVEIIVDDTPEAIIISGFDPVRREVARLSLHLLVKDGRIHPARIEEIVAKTRKNIDEEIVEIGEKTIIDLGIHGLHPELIKMVGRMRFRSSYGQNLLQHSREVANLCATMAAELGLNVKHAKRAGLLHDIGKVSTEEPELPHAILGMELAKKYKEHPDVVNAIGAHHDEMEMTAMISPLVQACDAISGSRPGARREMMESYIKRLKQLEETAVSFDGVLQCYAIQAGRELRVMVNADNVSDERAQELSYEISQKIEKEMQYPGQIKITVIREMRAVAYAK; from the coding sequence ATGTCCACCACTATCTATATCGTCTTAGCTGCCGTGCTGGCCCTTGTGGTCGGCATCGTGGTGGGGCGCATGTTGGCCGGCAAGGCCAATAAAGACCACGAAGCCGAGGCCAAAGCCCGCGCTCAACAACTGCTGGCCGAAGCCGAGCAGCAAGCCACCCGCACCCGCGACGAACGCATTCAGCAGTCGAAAGACAAATTTCGCACCCTCAAGCAGGAATTCGAGCAGGAAAGCCGCCGTCAGAAGCAAGCCTTAGAACAGGAATTGACGGAGCGCCGCGCTGGCGTGGTAGAGCAAGAGCAGGCCATCAAGAAGCTCACGGAAACCACCCAGCGCCAACTAGAGCAGATTCAGCGCAAAGAAACCGAGTTGGATGCTACTCGAGAGCGAATAGAAACCCAGAGCCAAGCCCAGCGTGAGAAGCTGGAAGCCCAAGAGGAGAAGCGCCGGGCCACGCTGGAAAACCAACTCGCCAAGCTTCAGCAGCGCGAAGAGGAAGTGGAAACCGAGCTGGAACAGACCCGCCACCACCTCCACGAGCAATTACACCAAGTACAGAGCAAACTAGAAACCATTTCGGGCCTGACAGCTGCTGAGGCTCGCGAACAATTGGTGGAATCGTTGAAAAACGAGGCACAGATTCAGGCTTCGTCGTACATCAAAGACGTAGTGGCTCAAGCCAAGCTCTCGGCCACTAAAGACGCCAAGAAAGTGGTGCTGGAAACCATTCAGCGCACGGCAGCGGAACATGCCATTGAAAACTGCGTGTCGGTGTTCAACATCGAATCCGATGACGTGAAGGGCAAGATTATCGGCCGGGAAGGCCGCAATATTCGGGCGCTGGAAGCCGCTACCGGCGTGGAAATCATTGTGGATGACACACCCGAAGCTATCATCATTTCCGGCTTCGACCCCGTACGCCGCGAGGTGGCTCGCTTGAGCTTACACTTGCTGGTGAAAGACGGTCGGATTCATCCGGCCCGCATCGAGGAAATTGTGGCCAAAACCCGCAAAAACATCGACGAGGAAATCGTGGAAATCGGGGAGAAAACCATCATCGACCTCGGCATTCACGGTCTGCACCCCGAGCTGATTAAGATGGTAGGCCGGATGCGTTTCCGCTCCAGCTACGGCCAAAACCTGCTCCAACACTCGCGCGAAGTAGCCAACCTCTGCGCTACCATGGCCGCCGAGCTCGGCCTTAACGTGAAGCACGCCAAGCGTGCCGGCCTCCTCCACGACATCGGCAAGGTGAGCACTGAAGAGCCTGAACTGCCCCACGCCATCTTGGGCATGGAGCTGGCCAAGAAGTACAAAGAGCACCCCGACGTGGTAAACGCCATCGGCGCCCACCACGACGAGATGGAAATGACGGCCATGATTTCGCCGCTCGTGCAAGCCTGCGACGCCATTTCCGGCTCGCGCCCCGGTGCCCGCCGCGAGATGATGGAGAGCTACATCAAGCGCCTCAAGCAGCTCGAAGAAACCGCCGTCAGCTTCGACGGTGTATTGCAGTGCTACGCCATCCAGGCCGGCCGCGAGCTGCGCGTAATGGTAAATGCCGACAACGTATCCGACGAGCGCGCGCAGGAGCTGAGCTACGAAATCTCGCAGAAAATCGAGAAGGAAATGCAGTATCCTGGTCAGATCAAAATCACGGTAATCCGCGAAATGCGCGCCGTTGCGTACGCCAAGTAA
- the ade gene encoding adenine deaminase, whose amino-acid sequence MPAEFSLQANVIDLFANTIAPAVVHVAAGRIQAIEPTGAAEPDPGLPYALPGFVDAHVHIESSLLIPAEFARLAVVHGTVATVSDPHEIGNVLGVAGVEFMLESGRQVPFKFCFGAPSCVPATPFETAGAEITAQDIEQLFQNPEIGYLAEMMNWPGVLNRDAGVMEKIRLAQQYGRPVDGHAPGLRGADAQRYAEAGISTDHECFTAEEALDKLAVGMKILIREGSAARNFDALIDLLPEHHEHMMFCSDDKHPDTLVLGHINQLVQRAVARGQDVLQVLRVACRNPVEHYRLPVGLLQIGDPADFIVVDNLTDFNVRQTYLDGALVAENGATLIPAVPGRVVNNFHARVVGAQEFQLPTPTAGQATIRVIECFDGQLITARHDLPARTVDRLVVPDAAQDILKLVVVNRYQPAPPAVAFIRGFGLKRGALASSVGHDSHNITAVGCDDESLARAVNLVMEAQGGLAAVGSHREELLLPLPVAGLMSEKDGYGVAASYAAIDALSRQLGSPLGAPFMTLSFMALLVIPSLKLSDKGLFDGEAFRFVEAVV is encoded by the coding sequence ATGCCCGCTGAATTTAGTTTACAGGCGAACGTCATCGACCTGTTTGCCAATACCATAGCCCCAGCTGTTGTGCACGTAGCCGCTGGCCGCATCCAGGCCATCGAACCAACTGGTGCCGCCGAGCCCGACCCTGGTTTGCCGTATGCCTTGCCCGGTTTCGTGGATGCCCACGTGCACATTGAAAGCTCCTTGCTGATACCCGCCGAGTTTGCCCGGTTGGCTGTAGTGCACGGTACGGTAGCTACCGTATCCGACCCGCACGAAATTGGAAACGTACTCGGGGTGGCGGGTGTCGAATTCATGCTGGAGAGTGGGCGGCAGGTGCCATTCAAGTTTTGTTTTGGGGCCCCGTCGTGTGTGCCGGCTACTCCTTTCGAAACGGCCGGTGCCGAGATAACGGCGCAAGACATCGAGCAATTGTTTCAGAACCCGGAAATCGGGTATCTGGCGGAGATGATGAATTGGCCTGGCGTGCTAAACCGCGACGCGGGGGTGATGGAGAAGATCCGACTGGCGCAGCAGTACGGGCGCCCCGTTGACGGCCACGCGCCCGGCCTACGCGGTGCCGACGCACAACGCTATGCCGAAGCCGGCATCAGCACCGACCACGAATGTTTCACAGCCGAAGAAGCCCTAGACAAGCTGGCCGTGGGCATGAAGATCCTGATTCGGGAAGGTTCCGCAGCACGTAATTTTGATGCGCTGATTGACTTGCTGCCCGAGCACCACGAGCACATGATGTTCTGCTCCGACGACAAGCACCCCGATACGCTGGTGCTCGGCCACATCAACCAACTGGTGCAGCGCGCCGTGGCCCGCGGCCAGGACGTGCTACAAGTTCTCCGCGTAGCCTGCCGCAACCCCGTAGAACACTACCGTCTGCCGGTTGGCCTCTTGCAAATCGGCGACCCGGCCGACTTCATTGTAGTAGACAACCTAACGGATTTCAATGTACGCCAGACCTATTTGGATGGTGCGCTAGTTGCCGAGAATGGGGCTACGCTGATTCCGGCGGTACCCGGCCGGGTTGTCAATAACTTCCATGCACGCGTTGTTGGTGCACAAGAGTTTCAGCTGCCTACCCCAACCGCTGGACAAGCGACAATCAGAGTAATCGAGTGCTTTGATGGGCAGCTTATTACCGCCCGCCACGACCTACCAGCTCGCACCGTAGATAGGCTGGTAGTGCCCGATGCCGCGCAGGATATCCTGAAGCTTGTTGTTGTGAACCGTTACCAGCCGGCGCCACCAGCAGTGGCCTTCATTCGTGGCTTTGGCCTGAAGCGCGGCGCCTTGGCCAGCAGCGTCGGGCACGACTCGCACAATATTACCGCGGTAGGCTGTGATGATGAAAGCCTAGCCCGGGCCGTGAACTTGGTGATGGAAGCACAGGGCGGCCTTGCAGCCGTGGGCAGCCACAGGGAGGAACTGTTGCTGCCTTTGCCGGTAGCGGGCCTGATGTCGGAAAAGGATGGATACGGCGTAGCTGCTTCCTATGCCGCTATTGATGCGCTATCCAGGCAGCTTGGCTCCCCACTGGGTGCGCCGTTCATGACGCTTTCTTTTATGGCTCTGTTGGTTATCCCGAGCTTGAAATTGAGCGACAAAGGCCTGTTTGATGGCGAGGCCTTTCGGTTTGTAGAAGCAGTGGTGTAG